In Pan paniscus chromosome 15, NHGRI_mPanPan1-v2.0_pri, whole genome shotgun sequence, the sequence GGAGTAAGAACGCGGGAGGTCGCTTGTCCGCTGGAATCCGCGGCCAGGGCGACCCTCATCAGGTCTGCCCACCTATCCCCTTCGCGTTACAGCTTGTCTTAGAAGCATGGGTTGCCGGtggcttttttccttctttatcccTCTTTGAGAAATGTGATTTTGGGTTTCTGGCCATTACATTATAATTCTGCAGACAGCCTGAAGCTGGGTTATCTGTTCCACGCCCCCGGCATTTTCCTTTTTGAGTACTTTATCCTGCGCTCTGTCTCCTGCCATAAGGGGCGTCAAGCCAGAATTCGAGATTCCTTCCTCCAGGAGGAAGCTTCGTGGTCCGTATCTGGTGCTGGGAAAGATGCATTGCTTTCCTCGGGTACTGGCTGCtcaagggaaaaaggaaaggggGTGTTTTCTGTGACATGAGACTTGCAATTCCATCAGGAAATGAGCACAGGGACTTTAAGATTTCCTGAGGCGATAAAGCTACCCTTGCTGGTTAAGAGCGAATCATTTGCAGTCTGACATTCTGCAAAGTTTTATTGTCTACAGACTGCATTATTTTCCCTCGTCAGTTAAGTTTCTGTTTGGGTATTCGTTTTATTTCTAGTATGTGAGATACATTCAAGTGAGCTTCTCAAACGATTGTCTTTGCGCAATCCAGGTTAGTTTCCAATGACAGACTCCTAAACATCTCATTTCAATATTTCTATTATGTGGTAATACAGCCTCTGCTTAACAAAAATGCTCAGGTGCTGAAAACTCACAAGAGGTGAGAAGATTTAAACAGTTATCAGCTGAGGTTCTAGTGCTCACTGAAACATTGTGAGGAGAAACACTGTCAAATGTTCATATTTTAGTTCCGTCATTGTTCTAGAATGACTTTATCTTTCTGTTAGAGGCATACAGTATGAAACACCCAACctaagataatatttacttataaaCTGATTTTCAGGGTTCCAGTTCCTTCTACAGTTCATAAAATTATGGGTTACCCAAATGAAACTTCAGTGAAGGATTTacataaaaacaatataaagaatGAGTCCCTTTGCTTATTTTAGGGCATCCACCCACTAAAATTCATAGGATCTTTGTTGGATAATCACCTCCCATTTCCATTCTCTGGTGCCATCATACCATTCTGAGGATTAAATTTTCAATACACCTTTATATTATCTAAGTTTGCCAATTGCATAGTTTGCCAActtatttttggcttttaaatTAGTTCctgaaccaaaaaaataaaatataaagaatttcaaAAGCTTGGTTTTCAAATGACAAGAACTCAGTCTACTCTTGGTTCAATTATGAGTTGATAAGTGCCTTATGGTTAAATGACcattaatcaatttttaaatttttttactaaTGAAATACTGCAGATTAGTATCCCCAAACAATTCATTTTCTGACGAAACTCTTAAAGCCCAGTTTCAGAACATAAGCTTTAAGCAACAAGCAATCTTGTGTTAATCTGAGCTCTGTTACAGCTCTGCCGTAATCTCAGCCAAATTGCTTCATCTGTACGTGGTGATACCACCATCTTTGTAATATTGTGGTGAGGATTAGAGATGTATGTAAAAGTGCATGCACTGCCTAATACCCAagaattgctcaataaatgtcagctattacTACTCTTACTGACTTCCAACTATGTGCAGATTATGGTGGAAACATGTGATACAGCAGATACAGTACttaaatgaaaatgtcaaaattgTACAACTAATTTAAGAGTGGGAAATGACAGTAATGCTAAATTTTCCTAAGAATATGTATGAAAAATAGCACTTCCTTGATGGAACATACATTTTTAGAACAGAAACCTTATGTTATAATGGTAAAACTAGAGAGTCAAAGTCTCTAGTTCTAACTCTGGCTATGACCTTATCTAGCTGCATGGCTTTTGACAAGACAACTGCTCCCCTCTGGagttcagttttgtcatctggcTGGATTTGAGTAATCTCAAATAATCTCTAAAGTCCTTTgcagctttaaaattatttattgagtgtgATAAAGATTACATCAGCTTGCTTTTCATCCTGCACttcattttttgttcttgttgtttgcTTAACTTGCACTTTAGAGTCATAAGCAATTCACACAGACAACATAACTAAAGAACTGATAATATCAGACTTGCAGGGTAATCCAAAATGAAGTTTCAACAAGGaggataaaacaaaatagaatcacACTGAACTCTTTAATAGGGCCAAAGTAAACCCCAATGTTTATTCTCCAGTCATTTCATTAAGTTATTACATGGAAAATATGCCTGGTAGAATCTTATACATTCACTGAAATAGTCTCCACAGAAAATAATAGGCTCATAGTGAAATAAAATaccactttcttttctctcatcaGGTTGAtctttaaataaagcaaaaatttatCCAAAGAAGGGCTTTCATCAAGAAATTAAAGAGAGAAATTACAAGCCATAGAGAAACTGGGCATTTCTATACTAGAGAAACCACCTAAAACAACTGTATGGAGTAAGATGAAAGGTATGAATATGCCTGGAAGAAATTTTACCTAGTGTGACATTTTTGCTCATCTTTTTGTCACAAAAGGCTGCTAAGGAAGAGAGAATACAGTTTTCTAGAGAATAAGAGtgcagtgtaaaaatggaaaccaCAATTTCAGAAATTCATGTAGAAAACAAGGATGAGAAGAGATCAGCAGAAGGTAGTCCTGGGGCtgaaaggcagaaggaaaaggcATCCATGCTTTGCttcaagagaagaaagaaagcagcCAAAGCACTGAAGCCCAAAGCTGGCTCTGAAGCTGCTGATGTGGCAAGGAAGTGTCCACAAGAAGCAGGAGCTTCTGATCAGCCAGAGCCCACACGGGGGGCCTGGGCCTCACTCAAACGTCTTGTAACACGCAGGAAAAGGTCAGAGTCTTCAAAGCAGCAAAAGCCATTGGAGGGTGAAATGCAACCTGCAATAAATGCTGAGGATGCTGATCTTTCTAAGAAAAAGGCAAAATCTAGACTTAAGATTCCCTGCATAAAATTCCCAAGAGGGCCAAAAAGGAGTAATCATTCCAAAATTATAGAAGACTCAGACTGCAGCATCAAAgtccaggaagaagctgaaattTTGGATATACAAACACAGACCCCATTGAATGATCAGGCAACAAAGGCTAAGTCAACCCAGGATCTAAGTGAAGGCATCTCACGGAAAGATGGTGATGAGGTCTGTGAATCAAATGTGAGCAATAGCATAACTTCTGGAGAGAAAGTGATTTCAGTAGAACTTGGATTAGATAATGGGCATTCTGCTATTCAAACGGGAACTCTAATCCTTGAAGAAATTGAAACGATCAAGGAAAAACAAGATGTTCAACCCCAGCAAGCAAGCCCACTTGAAACTTCAGAAACAGACCATCAGCAGCCAGTACTTTCTGATGTTCCTCCTTTACCTGCAATTCCAGATCAACAAATTGTGGAAGAAGCCAGTAACAGTACCCTAGAAAGTGCACCAAATGGAAAAGACTATGAAAGTACAGAGAATGTAGCTGAAGAAACTAAGCCAAAAGATACTGAATTGAGCCAAGAAtcagattttaaagaaaatgggaTCACtgaagagaaatccaaatcagaagaaagcaaaagaatggagccaattgctattattattacagaCACTGAAATCAGTGAATTTGATGTTACAAAATCTAAAAATGTCCCTAAGCAATTCTTAATTTCAACTGAAAATGAGCAAGTAGGGGTTTTTGCTAATGATAATGGTTTTGAGGATAGAACTTCAGAACAATATGAAACACTCTTAATTGAAACAGCCTCTTCTCTTGTCAAGAATGCTATTCAGTTGTCAATAGAACAGCTGGTTAATGAAATGGCCTctgatgataataaaataaacaatcttCTACAGTGACTTACTCTCCAGAGTCACGGCAGAAAAAACAAGCTTAATGAAGAATTCTTTTATACATTTGTGGCATTTCTTAGTAACAAATGAGAGATTTATCATCTCTAGAACTTAAGAGGTACAATTCCAGCGCAGAAGTGCTAAAGATTAAGTTTATAAAACTCTACCACTGAAATGCAGTCACTTCTGGATTGGAGGAAGTcagcacagattgcagtgtaaagTGACATAACATACAGGGAGTTGCTAAAACGGCATATGGAGATTAGAGTGCTTTGGGGGAGGAAgatgtatttattgagcacttatggTATGCCATAAGCTTTTTAATGACCTCTGATATAACAAAGTCtggtttccttttgataattCAGCTCTGTGTATAGGCTAACATcacattaagtttttaaaaacttattttttacagtgcacatatatgtttaaaatggTGAATAAGGTGAGCTACTTTTGTGAATGTGATTTGTAATTGTTACATTCCTAAGCAGCAGGCTTAACTCAAAAAATACATTGCATTTTCCCAATTTCAGCAGATAGTGTGCAGAATATGCATATTGATATTAAACGTGAGTGGTTTTCTAGTCTTAAGTCTCTTATAAGCGctatttggccaggcgcagtgggtcacgcctgtaatcccagcactttgggaggccaaggcgggtggatcagctaaggtcaggagttcgagaccagcctggccaatgtggtgaaaccccatctctactgaaaatacaaaaattagccgggcgtggtggtgcacgcctgtaatcccagctacttgggaggctgaggcaggagaattgcttgaacctgagaggtggacgttgcagggagccaagattgcaccactgcactccagtctgggcaacagagcgagactccatctcaaaaaaaaaaaaaaaaaggagaaccaTTCACAAATCCTTCAATCAGGCAAATTGTTACTAAGTGCAAAAGTGTAGAAAACAGGGAGAGGGGGTTTTTCCCCCGCTTTTCTTTCTGCCTCAACAGATCTGTATATATCCATTTCTGCATGGATTTATctgtgaaaagttaaaaaatgaaacagcaaaaacaaaacaaagggaatATTATTATTCATCCAGGAGAAGGGAAAATTCCCAAGTAAATTATCACAGATAATATAGGATTCATCTTGCAGAATTACTTCTTTAAGAGCCATATTCAACTTCTCTCCAAAGAGGGGAGAGTAGATTCAAAGCCAGCCTGGTAGTAATGGTCCTGGAAAATCCTAATAATCTAGTGCAAATATTTATTCTCGGCCAAAAATGAGCCATGAATGTGGGTGAATAGAAAAGTGAAAAGTTATTGCTAAAGCACATTATAATTTAAATGTCAGTATTCCTTCATGTCTGTGTGTTGAGACCAGTAAAAAGCATTTTACATGAATATTGAAAGTTAACTTTTTCatcactattttctttcttttttttttttttttgagatggagtctcactctgtcgcccaggctggagtgcagtggcgcgatcttggctcactgcaagctccacctcctgggttcacaccattcttctgcctcagcctcccaagtagctgggactacaggcgcccactacaacgctcggctaattttttgtatttttagtagagatggggtttcaccgtgttagccaggatggtcttgatctcctgacctcatgatcctcccgcctcggcctcctaaagtgctgggattacaggcatgagccaccgcacccggccttcatCACTATTTTCAATCCAGATATACTTTACGAAAATGAGAAGggcttatttgcatttttatttacatattgaaaGGGAAGCATCTGATCTCATCAATGATTGccatattttttgaaaaagtaatcCTATTTCAATCTTTCCTTGTGTGAAATGGCCATAATACCAGAGTGCACTTCCCTACCTCACAGGTTAGGATTCAAAGTGTGTATTCCCCCATTGTGTAAATTGAGTGATTGTGTTACTACTTGAAACAGATGAAGTAATAAAGATGAAGTATGAGATGTAAGGTATTTGTTCAAGAGCTCCACTTGGAGGAAATAATGCACATTAGATGCATGGATTGCATATAGAAAGTATTTGCTACTTTGTCTTACAGAatcatcttcatttctttctgtaaATACATATTGAGACCTCTAACAAAAGAAACTAATCTGACTTTGAAATTGAACCAAATCATGGATATTATTAGCAAGATTCTTTGCTGAAGTGCAAAAATATTTCCCCCAGATTTTCCTACCTTCATGCTTATAATCCGGGGAGGAGGGTGGAAATCCTGAGCAAGATGAAAAGTGTCATTCAAAACACATGACCCAAGAAGTCAATTTCTTTTAATTGTACaacttttaaacattaaaaacaaaaaagacgaGTCATCTTCTCTGAAAACACTCTTTAACTCACTATATGTGGTGCTAATGGACTTGGACAGCTACCAGCTATCATATTTAAAAGtgaacaattttaaaaacctgaCTAAGGTTGGTGCATTTTACAGTGTATTGAAGAATCCTGCCCTCATTTACTGCAAGGATGCCTCCAAGCCAATACACTTGCATTGTAAATGTTTAGTAATCTCATGAACAAGCAAAAAGTATAGTACTTAGCAGTTACTGGAAATATTTtgggggatttttaaaaaaacagataaatggtaaatatgtgCAATGAATTTTTTGgttaagaaagtaaaattttatctAATACtaggtttttacttttttcactgtggtttgatatatatttttggttaGAATGTACTGATTGTTTTTATGATAAGATGTATATTTTACTTGCATTCATTCTTAAGaggtttctgtttttctattgagAATATCTGTTGAATTAAGTAGGATTTCAGTTAGAAAAAGGAATTCAGAAATTAACTGGTCTCAATCTGATTATATGTGCTACATGGCCAAATCCTATTACAGTGAATTCTAAGGTGATTCaaattgttttattgttataGAAATATGCAGAAATCAGATGGCTTCagagtcataaaatatttttcttgtaataGTATTTAAGCAATTTGACCTTATATGCAAACATTAAGTGAATATAAATAAGTTCTGTTTCAATTCATGTCCATTtaacaacattaaaataattattaggaACACCACATGAATTTTCGTTTACATTTGCTGTGGTATAAATTCTGCTTTTaatgaatgtttatttatttattagccaAAATTCAGTTTCTCTTTGAACCCAGAATTTTGCAaggctgggggttggggagggggatTATTGGCTACTTGTTAACTTTTTCAGCATATTATCATTCCTCTTTTAAGACTCAAGTATCATTCACTTTGCTTCTTACAACCCAGAGAATGTGAAAATTCTCCTCTATTTTATGTAGCACtattcacttaacattttttcaaagCACTTTATAGGATATAAAAATAGTACCCGGTAACATTTAAGTAAAGgtagcagaaaacaaaagaactttCAAACAGAAATTATGTTCcctgccacctcctccacctcaaAGAATAATAAGCATGTGGCATAAATGGAGTTGTTCAGAAAAGCTGTCTGCATAATTTTCCTTCAAGGTAATGTATTTGACAGCATGAAGTTTGTGATGATCTTACTTGGTCTACTACTCAGCGGAGTCTTAGAATCTCTTTTATTTACTTCTGAGAGATTGTTATTTCACCAGTATATGTGAACAGGCTTGCTAAAGGCATTAAAGATATGGATCATGGAGGCACCAAATTTGGCTTCTGTATGCAATCCAGCATTAACTTCATCCATAAATTTCTAACTTCAAGTTACCTTATTTTTTATAGTTAAGAATGTTTTTCGAGGTTtacaacagaattttaaaaataattgttaggCTTTAGAATCCCACTGTTTGAAAAGATCCTTTTAATGTCAACTTTATTGAAATATGTAGTCTACTTTCTAATTTCATCTGATAATATAGCAGGGTTTGATTTTTCTGCCTGCcatttgtgcatttaaaaaaaaaatcctcatttaaGATTTAGAGTTCTTTAGGTTCAAATTCCTATGATGTTTTATTGGGTAACATGAACTCTCTTATACATAATTCAAAATTTCAATCCATGGTATATTTTATGgtacattttgaaaagaaaatttgtaatGCTCCTTagttacaaaaattagaaggaagctaCATAAAATTCAGGTGTCCTAATTAAATTCAATTTGATTCAACACACGTATTAGGCATAACTCATACCTAACACTATTTGATAAGGGGGACAGGCTCCCTGCCATCCAAGAACTCAACCTAGGGAGCAGTGACAACAGAAACCGGGTTGGGTTAAGGCAAAGAGCCATGGATAATGCTGCAACATGAGTGGCACAGAGGGGAGTACACAGAGAGAGCAATTAATTTTGGTGTGGGGAAGGTGGTGATCTGAATACAGCAGCAGTTTGAAAGTGTTCCgtttttaaataaacagtatGCTTATTTTGATTTGTGACTAGGTGTAGAAAAAAGCCTGCATAGTGTTACATATTTATAGTAGTTCTTTGTAAAAATGTTAAGTGGATGAGCTATTATGAAAGtaaaagtttcattttttctcattaaaattagTACTAAATTACTGTGGATCAGatgataatattaaataatactcTGTAGAAAAAAGGTTTCAAGTTGAATTAATTTATGTACTGATTATTAATACAGAATAAATGTTATATTGactcatgtttattcagatcttttaAAAGAACTGTGGGCAAACTATGTTCATTTCCTATAACTGTAAAGATCACATTGATGGAACTACTGAGTTCGCACTACCAAAAGTTCTACTTTGCTAATTGGGAATTGGACAGAGATTTTACAACAACACTCCTAAAACAGTCCTTCAGCAAGACAAATATAAACACCTACAATGCTGAACTAATTCAGCCAAAAGGGCAGTTCTGAATTTGATGACATTTGTGAATTTGACAAAAGCACACTGTTTTCATCTCTTGATATACTCATTATTTTCTGCATTAACCTATGAGTTGTTCATCtttatgatttttcaaaagaCTAATCAATGTGAAAATGCTAGAATTATTCAGATGGTACATACTAAAGGTGGGTGTTTAAAAAGTTCTGTGTTTACTAAGACACTGATTTCATTTTGGTAATGTTAACACTCTATCTTTTCGTAACCACAGCCCGATGATAACAATCAGGCTCTAGGAAGGACTGTACTTTCCAAATCTTGGGACCAATTTAAAACTTGATAGTACCTTAAAAGTCCTAAAACGAATCTGGCTTCAAAGCAAAATGTCTTCTTAATGTACAAACACTGTAATAGGGTAGCtaatatttcacattttccaggatttttaaaagttttatggccgggcgcggtggctcacacctgtaatcccagcacgttgggaggccgcggtggctcacacctgtaatcccagcacgttgggaggccgaggcgggcggatcacgaggtcaggagatcgaaaccatcctggctaacacggtgaaaccccgtctctactaaaaatacaaaaaattagccaggcgtggtggcgggtgcctgtagtcccagctactggggaggctgaggcaggagaatggcgtgaacccgggaggcagagcttgcagtgagccgagatcatgccattgcactccagcctgggcgacaaagcgagactctgtctcaaaaaaaagttttattaaatctcttcttggtttaaaaaaaagaaaaaagatacactACACTTCACAAAAGTTGTCCTCACAGGCAATTCTGCTAATCCCTTTTTAGACCTACCTTTAATGCTGACGTCTGGAGTCCCCAACCCTTTTGTGAAtacctacttttctttctttcttccttcctgaaagCTTAAGCTTACTGGGGGTTAAGTTCCCGAGCTTAGGAAAGAGAGTATGCGTGTCTGTGCACTACGCATTCACAGAAAATCCTCTGCAAAACTGGGTGTGGGCACAATGAGCAGTGAAGGGAAACCTAGGTGAGGAGAGGATCGTGTGGCGCCGCGTCTGGGAAACTCCCAGCCTTAAAACTGTCTCCGTAAACTCCAGCCTATCATAACAATGGGAGCAGTGTCCAGCAGTTTCAGGACATTAGCAAAACTAGATGCACTTTCCCCACCACTTGCTTTGTGGTGAAACTCAAAAAGAACTTTTGGCCTTGATCTGACAGTGCTACTATGGGAGAAGGATTATACACTTTTCACAGCTATACTTGTGGTCTTAGGACCCAGGCCTTCCATTTCTGCACTCCTGGGAGATAGGAAGCACAAGGTGACACCAAAGCAGATGCAGTCATTTCTACACTTGTACCTGAACCTTTTATTCCCAAATCCCTACTCTGACAGGTCACAGGTCTGCTCAGTATGACTACAAGCGGGTTTCTGTACCACATCTGTGATAAAATCACCATCACAATGCAGCTTCAGGCATGCATGTGCTGctaatcaaatatatataaattacaacgCAAAGGTTCCATATGGAATGGCCATTTGCAACATAAGAACTTTAGAATATCACTTCTATTTAAACAGGTCTTCCAAAACTAgagtatttctgtttttgtttttgtttttgagacgaagtctcgttctgttgcctaggccggagtgcagtggagtgatctcggctcactgcaacctccacatcccaggttcaagctattctcttgcctcagcctgccgctgagattacaggcgcccgccactatgcccggctactttttttctctttttaggaaagacggggtttcaccatgttggccagactggtgtcaAACACCTGaacttgtgattcacctgcctcagcctcccaaagtgctgggattacaggcgtaagccaccacgcccagctcaaaACTAGAGTATTTCTATCCTCCTGACAGAATGACTAAGTTAGAACTGCCTCGTACTCTATATGGCTGAGATGCAGAAAATGCCAAAACAATTGGTCACGACTCAACTCCggtaaaaaaaagtcaaactcagttTTTGATCTTTTATCCAAATGTTCCCTAAATAGCCTTATCAGTAATTGTCCTGATTTCAGGGTGAATTTGTGTTTAGAATTCTTTAAAAAACCCTCAGTATCTGGCTGTTGTGTTTTTCCTGAAGGATTAACAGTGAATAATGATAATCACTAGGGTTCATCAAACTCTAAGACTTATATTTTTCTGAGTGGTATGAATCTTTTTCtcattaaggtataatttacatacagcaaAATCCACCCTTTTAATACAAGTTCTACCAATTTTGACCAAGACATTAGTTGTGTCACCTAGGGGTAATTTTAAATCTTATTCTGATTTCTATACCACTTGTCTATCTTAGTTTAATCCTGACTAATCAGTGAAAACTGCTACTTGctgcagaaattcaaaataaGGGCTTCTTAAACCCAGTGTTTAAACCAGGATAAGGAAAGGCAAGGCTGTCACGCACAGCTGTGCCATTGCCACAGCACAACTCTGGGAGAAGCCTTCATTCAATCGAGGCACCCCCTAGCACTGTGTTGTGCATTGTCTGCATGGCCATCATGGTGGCTCTGAGCATAGCCACCAGTTTGAGAGAGCAGCAAAACTGGTATGTTAATAGTGAAATAGGagatatttaagatttttaaaaaaggactctTCCCTTTATATGTCTTTCCTCATAGACGTTAAAATATTGTGATAGAGGGGACAGAAACCACTGAGCTCACACCACCAGACAGCACACATGTGAAAAAAGAGCAATGCTGGGAAATGAGAAGTGGTTAGCTAGGAATACTGTTGAGATTCACTCCCCTCGAATCTTTGATCTGCATTTTAAAACCTCTTCCCTTGCTTTTGCAAATATGTTTTCACCTTCAAAAAGTAACAGGTGTGACTTCACTTTCTACAGAACCACTCCAGGTTCTTCAGGTTTTCCTCCCTATATGGTAGTTACCATAAATGccagttcaaaaaaaaaattttttttaa encodes:
- the AKAP5 gene encoding A-kinase anchor protein 5; this encodes METTISEIHVENKDEKRSAEGSPGAERQKEKASMLCFKRRKKAAKALKPKAGSEAADVARKCPQEAGASDQPEPTRGAWASLKRLVTRRKRSESSKQQKPLEGEMQPAINAEDADLSKKKAKSRLKIPCIKFPRGPKRSNHSKIIEDSDCSIKVQEEAEILDIQTQTPLNDQATKAKSTQDLSEGISRKDGDEVCESNVSNSITSGEKVISVELGLDNGHSAIQTGTLILEEIETIKEKQDVQPQQASPLETSETDHQQPVLSDVPPLPAIPDQQIVEEASNSTLESAPNGKDYESTENVAEETKPKDTELSQESDFKENGITEEKSKSEESKRMEPIAIIITDTEISEFDVTKSKNVPKQFLISTENEQVGVFANDNGFEDRTSEQYETLLIETASSLVKNAIQLSIEQLVNEMASDDNKINNLLQ